A window of Streptomyces sp. DG1A-41 contains these coding sequences:
- a CDS encoding MazG nucleotide pyrophosphohydrolase domain-containing protein has protein sequence MSSSPADLVRAFHLAFGLDARSTPTEVSPELAAHRGELLAEEAAEVAEVSVTGPIDRLAHELADVVYVAYGTALVHGIDLDAVLAEIHRSNMTKIGPDGSVSRREDGKVLKGEHYEAPDVPGVLRRQGWEPAADA, from the coding sequence ATGAGCTCCTCGCCCGCAGACCTGGTCCGTGCATTCCACCTCGCCTTCGGACTGGACGCCCGCAGTACCCCCACGGAGGTGTCCCCGGAACTCGCCGCCCACCGCGGCGAACTCCTCGCGGAGGAGGCCGCGGAGGTCGCCGAGGTGTCGGTGACGGGCCCTATCGACCGGCTCGCCCACGAACTCGCCGACGTCGTCTACGTCGCCTACGGCACCGCGCTCGTCCACGGCATCGACCTCGACGCGGTACTGGCCGAGATCCACCGCTCCAACATGACCAAGATCGGTCCCGACGGCTCCGTCTCCCGCCGCGAGGACGGCAAGGTGCTCAAGGGGGAGCACTACGAGGCACCGGATGTGCCGGGGGTGCTGCGGAGGCAGGGGTGGGAACCGGCCGCCGACGCCTGA
- a CDS encoding HAMP domain-containing sensor histidine kinase, with protein MRTRLLPLLIVLMAAVLLALGIPLAVSLAGAQQQKVVVDRIDDTARFAALAQFVTDSPDGTTGAFENERLATLSSELRSYYEVYGIRSGVFYRTGTAMAHAPARWSLPKEGEVRDAFEEAKLSRRSHDPRQVWPWQRRNLVVASPVIRDGDVVAVVVTDSPTGQMRSRTLHGWLVIGAGESAAMLLAVGAALRLTGWVLKPVRVLDATTHDIATGRLKSRVAAAGGPPELRRLARSFNEMADNVEDVLEQQRAFVADASHQLRNPLAALLLRIELLSFELPEGNQEIASVQAEGKRLAQVLDDLLDLALAEHTEADLKITDIGELAAERVAAWSPTAEAKGVRLVGDCPPTTAWADPVALSSALDGIIDNAVKFTPEGRTVEVTVAPDGDTSTVVVTDQGPGLTDEELARIGDRFWRSSRHQNIKGSGLGLSISRALLAAGGGSITYDHHEPHGLKVTVTVPRVGPA; from the coding sequence GTGCGCACTCGTCTGCTCCCGCTGCTGATCGTCCTGATGGCGGCCGTGCTGCTCGCGCTCGGCATCCCGCTGGCCGTCAGCCTGGCCGGCGCCCAGCAGCAGAAGGTCGTCGTCGACCGGATCGACGACACGGCACGCTTCGCGGCTCTCGCCCAGTTCGTCACCGACTCGCCCGACGGGACCACCGGCGCGTTCGAGAACGAGCGCCTGGCCACCCTCAGCAGCGAGCTCCGCAGCTACTACGAGGTCTACGGCATTCGCTCGGGCGTCTTCTACCGCACCGGCACCGCCATGGCTCACGCCCCGGCCAGGTGGTCCCTGCCGAAAGAGGGCGAGGTACGCGACGCCTTCGAAGAGGCGAAGCTGAGCCGCCGCAGCCACGACCCGCGACAGGTGTGGCCCTGGCAGCGCCGCAACCTCGTGGTCGCCTCGCCGGTCATCCGGGACGGGGACGTCGTCGCGGTCGTCGTCACCGACTCGCCCACCGGGCAGATGCGCTCCCGCACGCTGCACGGCTGGCTGGTCATCGGCGCGGGCGAGTCCGCCGCGATGCTGCTGGCCGTCGGAGCCGCCTTGCGGCTGACCGGCTGGGTGCTCAAGCCCGTACGGGTGCTGGACGCCACCACCCACGACATCGCCACGGGGCGGCTGAAGTCCCGCGTCGCCGCCGCAGGCGGCCCGCCGGAACTCAGGCGCCTGGCCCGGTCGTTCAACGAGATGGCGGACAACGTCGAGGACGTGCTGGAGCAGCAGCGCGCCTTCGTCGCCGACGCCTCGCACCAGCTGCGCAACCCGCTCGCGGCACTGCTGCTGCGCATCGAGCTGCTCTCCTTCGAGCTGCCCGAGGGCAACCAGGAGATCGCCTCGGTCCAGGCCGAGGGCAAGCGCCTCGCGCAGGTCCTGGACGATCTGCTCGACCTGGCGCTGGCCGAGCACACCGAGGCCGATCTGAAGATCACCGACATCGGCGAGCTCGCCGCCGAACGGGTCGCGGCCTGGTCCCCGACCGCCGAGGCCAAGGGCGTACGCCTGGTGGGCGACTGCCCGCCGACGACCGCGTGGGCCGACCCGGTGGCGTTGTCCAGCGCCCTGGACGGGATCATCGACAACGCGGTGAAGTTCACGCCCGAGGGCCGGACCGTCGAGGTGACCGTCGCCCCCGACGGCGACACCTCCACCGTCGTCGTCACCGACCAGGGCCCCGGCCTCACCGACGAGGAACTGGCCCGCATCGGCGACCGCTTCTGGCGCAGCAGCCGCCATCAGAACATCAAGGGCTCGGGCCTCGGACTGTCCATCTCACGGGCGCTGCTCGCGGCGGGCGGCGGTTCGATCACGTACGACCATCACGAGCCGCACGGGCTGAAGGTGACGGTGACGGTGCCGAGGGTCGGACCGGCGTAG
- a CDS encoding TAXI family TRAP transporter solute-binding subunit, translating to MSKVFPLVGRRQALTGGAASLVVLGLLLWWLRPWAEEPPGGTIRFSTGTRAGVYYEYGDLLRKAIDKDMPDLKVRLLTSAGSQENVADVATGQADFAIAAADAVATYKLDNSTGADRLRGVARLYDDYVQLVVPPDSDIRSVADLRGKRVAIGLPNSGVRLIANGVLKAAGIDPEKDIKPSSDGIDTGPKRLGHGLDAFFWSGGLPTDGLSRLAKKSASAFRFVPIDAALVAKLHDQGGATRYYRATKMPESAYPAIQRGDPVPTLAVSNLLVTRNDMDSRLTEWLTRTVIDSRDGIGATVHSAQLVDVRTAIYTDPLKLHDGARRYYRSVKP from the coding sequence ATGTCCAAGGTGTTCCCCCTTGTCGGCAGGCGCCAGGCCCTCACGGGCGGCGCCGCCTCCCTCGTGGTCCTCGGGCTGTTGCTGTGGTGGCTGCGCCCCTGGGCCGAGGAGCCACCGGGCGGAACGATCAGGTTCAGCACGGGCACGCGCGCGGGGGTGTACTACGAGTACGGCGACCTCCTGCGCAAAGCGATCGACAAGGACATGCCCGATCTGAAGGTACGGTTGCTGACCAGCGCCGGTTCGCAGGAGAACGTCGCGGACGTGGCGACGGGCCAGGCGGACTTCGCGATCGCCGCCGCGGACGCGGTCGCCACGTACAAGCTCGACAACAGCACGGGCGCCGACCGGCTGCGCGGTGTCGCGCGCCTGTACGACGACTACGTCCAGCTCGTCGTACCGCCGGACTCGGACATCCGCTCCGTCGCGGACCTGCGGGGCAAGCGCGTGGCCATAGGGCTGCCGAACTCCGGCGTACGGCTGATCGCGAACGGCGTGCTCAAGGCGGCCGGGATCGACCCGGAGAAGGACATCAAGCCGTCGTCGGACGGCATCGACACCGGCCCCAAACGGCTGGGACACGGCCTCGACGCGTTCTTCTGGTCGGGCGGGCTGCCCACGGACGGGCTCAGCCGGCTGGCCAAGAAGTCGGCGTCGGCCTTCCGCTTCGTGCCGATCGATGCCGCCCTCGTGGCGAAGCTGCACGACCAGGGCGGTGCCACGCGCTACTACCGCGCCACCAAGATGCCGGAGTCGGCCTACCCCGCCATCCAGCGCGGCGACCCGGTCCCCACCCTGGCGGTGTCCAACCTGTTGGTGACGCGCAACGACATGGACTCCCGGCTCACCGAGTGGCTGACCCGTACGGTGATCGACAGCCGGGACGGCATCGGAGCGACTGTCCACTCCGCCCAGCTGGTCGACGTCCGCACGGCGATCTACACCGACCCGCTCAAGCTGCACGACGGGGCCCGGCGCTACTACCGGTCCGTCAAGCCATAG
- a CDS encoding cation:proton antiporter — translation MHSAVLLIEFGSIILGLGLLGRFAARFRLSPIPLYLLAGLAFGEGGLLPLGASEEFVATGAEIGVILLLLMLGLEYTASDLVSNLKTHYPSGLVDCALNALPGAAVALLLGWGPVAAVVLAGVTWISSSGVIAKVLGDLGRVGNRETPVILSVLVLEDLAMAVYLPIVTALVAGAGLLAGSLTLAIALGAAGLVLFLALRYGRVISRFVSSDDPEKLLLVVLGLTILVAGVAQQLQVSAAVGAFLVGIALSGEVAEGAHTLLSPLRDLFAAVFFVFFGLHTDPSSIPPVLLPALGLAVVTALTKIATGYWAARRAGISVKGRWRAGGALVARGEFSIVIAGLAVSAGVEPSLGPLATAYVLILVVLGPLTARYTEPAATWWSRRRESSRGTAETTPRAREADAPVAD, via the coding sequence TCGCCGATACCGCTGTATCTCCTGGCCGGTCTGGCCTTCGGCGAGGGCGGTCTGCTGCCGCTCGGAGCGAGCGAGGAGTTCGTCGCCACCGGCGCCGAGATCGGCGTCATCCTGCTGCTGTTGATGCTGGGCCTGGAGTACACGGCGAGCGATCTGGTCTCCAACCTCAAGACCCACTACCCGTCCGGTCTGGTCGACTGCGCGCTCAACGCGCTGCCGGGGGCGGCGGTGGCACTGCTGCTCGGCTGGGGGCCGGTGGCCGCCGTCGTCCTGGCCGGTGTCACCTGGATCTCGTCGTCCGGCGTGATCGCGAAGGTGCTGGGCGATCTCGGCCGGGTCGGCAACCGGGAGACGCCGGTGATCCTCAGCGTGCTCGTGCTGGAGGATCTGGCGATGGCGGTGTACCTGCCCATCGTCACGGCGCTGGTGGCGGGAGCCGGGCTGCTGGCCGGCAGCCTGACCCTGGCGATCGCGCTGGGCGCGGCGGGCCTCGTCCTGTTCCTGGCCCTGCGCTACGGCAGGGTCATCTCCCGCTTCGTCTCCAGCGACGACCCGGAGAAGCTGCTGCTGGTCGTGCTGGGGCTGACGATCCTGGTGGCGGGTGTGGCGCAGCAGCTCCAGGTGTCGGCGGCGGTCGGGGCCTTTCTGGTGGGCATCGCGCTGTCCGGGGAGGTGGCGGAGGGCGCGCACACACTGCTGAGCCCCCTGCGCGACCTGTTCGCGGCGGTCTTCTTCGTCTTCTTCGGGCTGCACACGGACCCGTCCAGCATCCCGCCCGTTCTGCTGCCCGCCCTGGGCCTGGCCGTCGTCACCGCCCTGACGAAGATCGCCACCGGTTACTGGGCGGCGCGGCGGGCCGGAATCTCCGTCAAGGGCCGTTGGCGGGCGGGTGGTGCGCTGGTGGCCCGGGGCGAGTTCTCGATCGTCATCGCCGGCCTGGCGGTCTCGGCGGGCGTCGAACCGTCCCTCGGCCCTCTGGCCACGGCCTACGTCCTCATCCTGGTCGTCCTGGGCCCCCTCACCGCGCGCTACACGGAGCCCGCGGCGACCTGGTGGAGCCGACGCCGCGAGTCGTCCCGGGGTACGGCGGAGACGACGCCCCGGGCCAGGGAGGCGGACGCGCCGGTGGCCGACTGA
- a CDS encoding response regulator transcription factor — translation MRLLLVEDDNHVAAALSAVLARHGFDVTHARSGEEALQALVPEVDGFGVVLLDLGLPDQDGYEVCGKIRKRTSTPVIMVTARSDVRSRIHGLNLGADDYVVKPYDTGELLARIHAVSRRTSHEDTSSGIETELRLGPVHIELPTRRVSVDGTVIQLTRKEFDLLALLAQRPGVVFRREQIISEVWRTSWEGTGRTLEVHVASLRAKLRMPALIETVRGVGYRLVAPAG, via the coding sequence GTGAGACTGCTGCTCGTCGAGGACGACAACCATGTCGCCGCCGCCCTGTCCGCGGTTCTCGCGCGGCACGGGTTCGACGTCACGCACGCGCGCAGCGGCGAGGAGGCCCTCCAGGCGCTGGTCCCCGAGGTCGACGGCTTCGGAGTCGTCCTGCTCGACCTGGGCCTGCCCGACCAGGACGGATACGAGGTCTGCGGCAAGATCCGCAAACGCACCAGCACGCCGGTGATCATGGTCACCGCGCGCTCCGACGTGCGCTCCCGCATCCACGGCCTCAATCTCGGGGCCGACGACTACGTGGTGAAGCCGTACGACACCGGGGAACTGCTCGCCCGCATCCATGCCGTGAGCCGTCGCACCTCCCACGAGGACACCTCCAGCGGCATCGAGACCGAGCTGCGCCTCGGCCCGGTGCACATCGAGCTGCCCACTCGCAGGGTCAGCGTGGACGGAACCGTGATCCAGCTGACCCGCAAGGAGTTCGACCTCCTGGCCCTGCTCGCGCAGCGGCCCGGGGTGGTCTTCCGCCGGGAGCAGATCATCAGCGAGGTGTGGCGGACCAGCTGGGAGGGGACCGGTCGCACCCTTGAGGTGCACGTCGCGTCCCTGCGCGCCAAGCTGCGCATGCCGGCCCTCATCGAGACCGTACGCGGAGTCGGCTACCGGCTCGTCGCGCCTGCCGGGTAG